One region of Endozoicomonas sp. Mp262 genomic DNA includes:
- a CDS encoding AarF/UbiB family protein yields the protein MKVSGEVRECAIKVVRNNIIEKLERDYSWLKFMLKGVYPGVKSEVDGFMESVIGFYDNAPDFESSFMKKYLNDFHENLKKEADMKLELERMNKYGEMVNWVSAGSGRTPDWGMASKNVMVMELVKGDVVSDLIERGEGAKASRVYKKACGIWKDVIKNKGLLHGDIHPGNVMVVEKKGGEDSIVFLDFGSVMPNCHNISGIGDFVRLLKVWIESEKNKGFPGVASFSSRCDYIAGQLGVLDKRDEVSKEIKRRFERDRDGEACVNYLNALYHKSQVLSHNDNSEGSILKEAFELYLTCFKHQPEMSEEGLRRGFIYHLADATSLDSLGVLCGYGKYRDLLSESEILAYIHSDQRMSGKVFSCLMEHFSPVFPSEYSYYLQCKARIDAFNAKEIENGSINVSGSEKSVSVQREREEQRFKRPMPEDKNYLDDLRKRYRVPPIFSDKFVWLTYLNDTKPPYVDPEYLRSKKPAMTQTKALPGKDKTRAEKGGDCYGKGLVSEKTENLDSKKGIDTTLSDFKKRLSAIEDKIFYLQGDLRDKDTLLSLQKELDELYTWRVWAKSPRDVTGRARNLRWKIKVRLDSLAYLKQDSKQSVGGKKHYQRFATDDISAVQLDALINEKRNNSYSDGTRLKALEWWVLDRDRRGARAQYSESHICDLYIDYLQGIYNQKRKNNLLKLRHVEGMLAKYHEEKRKTKTIPCNHQARP from the coding sequence ATAAAAGTATCTGGAGAGGTAAGAGAGTGTGCGATAAAAGTTGTAAGGAATAATATTATAGAAAAATTGGAAAGAGATTATTCCTGGCTTAAGTTTATGTTGAAGGGGGTATATCCTGGTGTGAAGTCAGAGGTTGATGGATTTATGGAATCTGTTATTGGGTTTTATGATAATGCACCGGACTTTGAATCAAGTTTTATGAAAAAGTATTTAAATGATTTTCATGAAAATTTAAAAAAAGAAGCCGACATGAAGCTTGAGTTAGAAAGAATGAATAAATATGGCGAAATGGTTAATTGGGTGAGTGCCGGAAGTGGAAGAACCCCTGATTGGGGGATGGCCTCCAAAAATGTTATGGTCATGGAGTTGGTCAAGGGGGATGTGGTCAGTGATTTGATAGAGAGAGGTGAAGGTGCTAAGGCTTCCAGGGTCTATAAAAAGGCCTGTGGTATATGGAAGGATGTGATTAAAAATAAAGGTCTGTTGCATGGGGATATTCATCCAGGCAATGTAATGGTGGTCGAGAAAAAAGGAGGAGAAGATAGTATAGTGTTTCTTGATTTTGGTTCTGTTATGCCAAATTGTCATAACATAAGTGGAATAGGTGATTTTGTCAGGCTATTAAAAGTGTGGATAGAGTCAGAAAAGAATAAAGGGTTTCCCGGGGTGGCTAGCTTTTCTTCTCGATGTGATTACATTGCTGGTCAATTGGGTGTTTTAGATAAAAGAGATGAAGTGAGTAAAGAAATAAAAAGAAGGTTTGAAAGAGATAGGGATGGGGAAGCATGTGTTAATTATTTGAACGCTCTTTATCATAAAAGTCAGGTTTTATCTCATAACGATAATAGTGAAGGTTCTATTTTGAAAGAGGCTTTTGAATTGTATTTAACCTGCTTTAAGCATCAGCCTGAAATGAGTGAGGAGGGATTGAGACGTGGTTTTATTTATCATTTAGCAGACGCAACCTCCCTTGATTCTTTGGGTGTTCTCTGTGGGTATGGGAAATATAGAGATTTGCTGAGTGAGAGTGAAATTTTAGCGTATATACATTCGGATCAACGGATGTCAGGTAAAGTGTTTTCTTGTTTAATGGAGCATTTTAGTCCTGTTTTCCCATCCGAATATAGTTACTATCTACAATGTAAAGCGAGAATTGATGCGTTTAATGCAAAGGAAATTGAAAATGGCAGCATTAATGTTAGTGGTAGTGAAAAGTCGGTTTCTGTACAACGTGAACGTGAGGAACAACGGTTTAAGCGGCCAATGCCAGAGGATAAAAATTACCTGGATGATTTAAGAAAACGCTATCGTGTTCCACCTATATTTTCAGATAAATTCGTTTGGCTGACATACCTCAATGATACCAAGCCTCCTTATGTAGACCCTGAATACTTAAGGTCAAAAAAGCCTGCTATGACTCAAACTAAAGCCTTACCAGGAAAAGATAAGACTAGAGCTGAAAAAGGGGGTGACTGTTATGGGAAGGGTTTAGTTTCAGAAAAAACAGAGAATTTAGACAGTAAGAAGGGTATAGATACTACCCTGTCAGATTTTAAAAAAAGGCTATCTGCCATTGAAGACAAAATATTCTATCTTCAAGGTGATTTAAGGGATAAGGATACTCTTTTGTCTTTACAAAAAGAATTGGATGAACTCTATACTTGGAGGGTATGGGCAAAAAGCCCGCGTGATGTTACAGGGCGTGCGCGTAACTTGCGATGGAAGATTAAAGTAAGGCTGGACTCGTTGGCTTATTTAAAGCAGGATTCGAAACAGTCTGTGGGAGGGAAAAAACACTATCAGCGTTTTGCAACGGATGACATATCAGCAGTGCAACTTGACGCTTTAATCAATGAAAAGCGAAATAATAGCTATTCTGATGGAACCCGGCTAAAAGCTTTAGAATGGTGGGTTTTGGATCGTGACCGCCGCGGTGCTCGTGCCCAATATTCAGAGTCTCATATTTGTGATTTGTATATTGATTATTTGCAAGGCATATATAATCAAAAGCGAAAAAATAACCTGTTAAAGCTGAGGCATGTTGAAGGTATGTTAGCTAAATACCATGAAGAAAAAAGAAAAACTAAAACTATCCCCTGTAATCATCAGGCAAGGCCATAG
- the cydX gene encoding cytochrome bd-I oxidase subunit CydX, with product MWYFTWILGVLLACSFGIINVLWYEFHTDHFDEETGDPLDKPEKSI from the coding sequence ATGTGGTACTTTACTTGGATACTGGGTGTGTTACTGGCATGCTCTTTCGGTATTATCAACGTGCTTTGGTATGAGTTCCATACTGACCACTTTGATGAAGAAACCGGTGATCCGCTGGATAAGCCTGAAAAGAGTATATAA
- the cydB gene encoding cytochrome d ubiquinol oxidase subunit II, whose protein sequence is MDYEILKLIWWVLVGVLLIGFAITDGYDLGTANLLPFMSKTDSERRIMVNAIAPHWDGNQVWLITAGGAMFAAWPLVYATAFSGFYWAMILVLFALLIRPMALDYRSKIDDPRWRAACDWGLFASGVVPSLVFGVAFGNLFQGYGFDLDNLMRSSFTGTFFGLLNPFALLCGVVSLAMLNMQGAAWQALRAGSPIQERAAKTARLFAVVTIVTFALAGVWVANIPGFEITSVIDPNAASNPLAKTVAMVESGRWLANYSKYPWMLIAPVLGFAGALGVVLLAKTRFHALTFISSSITQAGVIMTAGFSLFPFILPSSSHPEVSLTVWDATSSYMTLAIMTFVAAVFVPIVLGYTIWCFYKMWGRVTAEHVSENSHSLY, encoded by the coding sequence GTGGATTACGAAATTCTCAAATTAATCTGGTGGGTTCTGGTTGGCGTATTGCTGATCGGCTTTGCCATTACTGACGGCTATGATCTGGGTACCGCCAACCTGTTGCCCTTTATGAGCAAAACAGACAGCGAACGCCGGATTATGGTGAACGCCATTGCCCCGCACTGGGATGGTAACCAGGTCTGGCTGATCACTGCCGGGGGCGCCATGTTTGCCGCCTGGCCACTGGTCTACGCCACCGCTTTTTCCGGTTTTTACTGGGCCATGATCCTGGTGCTGTTTGCCTTGCTTATCCGCCCCATGGCTCTGGATTACCGCTCCAAAATCGACGACCCTCGCTGGCGGGCTGCCTGCGACTGGGGACTGTTTGCCAGCGGTGTGGTTCCCTCCCTGGTATTCGGCGTCGCCTTTGGCAACCTGTTCCAGGGTTATGGTTTTGATCTGGACAACCTGATGCGCTCCAGTTTTACCGGCACTTTCTTTGGCCTGCTCAACCCCTTTGCCTTGCTCTGCGGTGTGGTCAGTCTCGCCATGCTGAATATGCAGGGTGCGGCCTGGCAAGCCTTACGGGCAGGATCTCCCATTCAGGAGCGTGCTGCCAAAACAGCGCGTCTGTTTGCGGTGGTTACCATCGTGACCTTTGCCCTGGCGGGAGTCTGGGTTGCCAATATTCCCGGTTTTGAAATTACCAGCGTGATTGACCCCAATGCTGCGTCAAACCCGCTGGCTAAAACAGTGGCTATGGTTGAAAGCGGTCGCTGGCTGGCTAACTATAGCAAGTACCCATGGATGCTGATTGCTCCGGTACTGGGCTTTGCAGGCGCTTTAGGGGTGGTTCTGCTGGCAAAAACCCGTTTCCATGCCCTGACCTTTATCAGCTCCAGCATTACCCAGGCCGGTGTCATCATGACCGCCGGGTTCTCCCTGTTCCCATTCATTCTGCCTTCCAGCTCCCATCCGGAAGTCAGCCTGACCGTATGGGATGCCACATCCAGTTACATGACCCTGGCCATCATGACCTTTGTAGCCGCCGTGTTTGTACCCATTGTCCTGGGCTACACCATCTGGTGTTTCTACAAAATGTGGGGGCGTGTCACTGCCGAGCACGTATCCGAAAACAGTCATTCACTTTATTAA
- a CDS encoding cytochrome ubiquinol oxidase subunit I: MILEEIIDLSRFQFAVTALYHFLFVPLTLGMTFMLAIMESVYVMTGKQVYRDMTRFWGKLFGINFAVGVATGLTMEFQFGTNWSYYSHYVGDIFGAPLAIEGLMAFFLESTFVGMFFFGWDRLSKVQHLTCTWLMAIGTNLSALWILVANAWMQNPVGAEFNFETMRMEMTSFAELFFNPVAQVKFIHTVAAGYTTGAIFVLSISAWYLLRGRDIGFARRSFAVAAGFGLAAIICTIILGDESGYELGDVQEVKLAAIEAEWDTEPAPAAFTLFGIPNQEEKRTDFAIKIPYAMGIIATRSLDEQVLGIKDLIEIRKDRIRSGMVAYELLQKLKNGQDTPENRRAFSEVSDDLGYGYLLTRYTDDIPSATDEQVNQAAEDAIPTVWPLFFAFRIMVGCGVLMLLLLATAFYKTARRIEYKSPLFLKLCVLALPLPFIASEVGWFVAEFGRQPWTISGVLPTYLSASSRTATDLYLSIAGFTLFYGIFAIIEVWLMVKYARKGPSSLHTGRYHFEQKANRLAAQTQ, from the coding sequence ATGATTCTGGAAGAAATCATTGACCTCTCGCGCTTCCAGTTCGCTGTGACAGCGCTTTACCACTTTCTGTTTGTGCCCCTGACCCTTGGCATGACCTTTATGCTGGCTATCATGGAGTCAGTTTATGTCATGACGGGTAAACAGGTGTACAGGGATATGACCCGTTTCTGGGGAAAACTCTTCGGTATTAACTTTGCAGTAGGGGTGGCCACTGGCCTCACCATGGAATTCCAGTTTGGCACCAACTGGTCCTACTACTCCCATTACGTCGGTGATATTTTTGGTGCGCCTCTTGCCATTGAAGGCCTGATGGCATTTTTCCTGGAATCCACCTTTGTGGGTATGTTCTTCTTTGGCTGGGATCGCCTGAGCAAGGTTCAGCACCTGACCTGTACCTGGTTAATGGCCATCGGCACCAACCTCTCCGCCCTGTGGATTCTGGTGGCCAATGCCTGGATGCAGAATCCGGTCGGTGCAGAGTTCAACTTCGAAACCATGCGCATGGAAATGACCAGCTTTGCCGAGCTGTTCTTTAACCCCGTTGCCCAGGTCAAGTTTATCCATACTGTGGCCGCAGGCTATACCACCGGAGCCATTTTTGTTTTATCCATCAGTGCATGGTATCTGCTGAGAGGCCGTGATATCGGCTTTGCCCGACGCTCTTTTGCTGTGGCTGCGGGTTTTGGCTTGGCGGCTATCATCTGCACCATTATTCTTGGCGATGAATCCGGGTATGAACTGGGCGATGTCCAGGAAGTCAAACTGGCAGCTATCGAAGCGGAATGGGATACAGAACCGGCACCCGCCGCATTCACTCTGTTTGGTATTCCCAACCAGGAAGAAAAGCGTACTGATTTTGCCATCAAGATTCCCTACGCCATGGGCATTATCGCTACCCGTTCCCTGGATGAACAGGTACTGGGTATCAAGGATCTGATCGAAATCAGGAAAGATCGCATTCGTAGCGGCATGGTGGCCTACGAGCTGCTGCAGAAACTGAAAAACGGCCAGGATACCCCTGAAAACCGCCGGGCATTCAGTGAAGTCTCTGATGACCTAGGTTATGGTTACCTGCTGACCCGTTATACCGATGACATTCCCAGCGCCACCGATGAGCAAGTCAACCAGGCTGCGGAAGACGCCATTCCTACTGTCTGGCCTCTGTTCTTTGCCTTCCGGATTATGGTGGGTTGTGGTGTCCTGATGCTGCTATTACTGGCTACTGCTTTCTATAAAACAGCCCGCCGCATCGAATACAAGAGTCCGCTATTCCTCAAACTCTGCGTGCTGGCACTGCCCCTGCCCTTTATTGCCAGTGAAGTAGGCTGGTTTGTTGCAGAATTTGGCCGGCAGCCCTGGACCATTTCCGGTGTCCTGCCCACTTACCTGTCTGCCTCTTCAAGAACAGCCACCGACCTGTACCTGAGTATTGCCGGCTTCACCCTGTTCTACGGTATTTTTGCCATTATCGAAGTCTGGCTGATGGTGAAATATGCCCGCAAAGGCCCCAGCAGCCTGCATACCGGGCGCTACCACTTTGAACAAAAAGCCAACCGTCTTGCAGCGCAGACTCAGTAA
- a CDS encoding ATP-binding protein, with protein MQKPSSLRLRIIASAAILLLLFEILFCLTLFRRYRENAYYTEYEKLQSDVATLLSLARFNHGKVTMPERTPNDEFSEIESDLLGVVLDEHLHLIWSTISAHDENVKIGEIINLPSSPLFGDRLFGITIVNQKEFFYFAVKHTSEYLIKDYYFVALHSKAEFDEKIARFWLLVIWLGLALVILAVLMTVGISWGLSPLKRIDRELNELEKGARDRLSSKHPAEVSGITEEFNQLLDRERQQKDRYKNTLSDLAHSLKTPVAVLKLLIERTPGVEGAHTRQEFMESSSYQLQQMSAIIQYQLKRAMISGSKRLGNKPFQPQPLLHKLCSNLARIQVNRTVQWHLDCNENIELLINRQDFFECAGNLLENAFRLSNSVVHTSLHLGNNSKGGLLMVLKVEDDGPGVADDFKDKIMQRGIRADRKTPGHGLGLAIIKDIVDDYDGSLEVKDSALGGALFIISLPAN; from the coding sequence ATGCAAAAACCATCATCACTAAGACTTAGGATTATCGCATCAGCCGCGATCCTGTTGCTATTATTCGAGATACTTTTTTGCCTGACCCTATTCAGGCGCTACAGGGAAAATGCCTATTATACAGAATATGAGAAATTGCAGTCTGATGTTGCCACCCTTCTTTCACTAGCCCGATTTAACCATGGCAAGGTCACCATGCCGGAAAGAACGCCCAACGATGAATTCAGTGAAATTGAATCTGATCTTCTGGGTGTAGTGCTCGATGAGCACCTTCACCTGATTTGGAGTACTATTAGTGCCCATGATGAAAATGTCAAAATAGGCGAAATCATCAACCTGCCTTCCAGCCCCCTCTTTGGTGATCGTTTATTTGGCATTACGATCGTCAACCAAAAAGAATTTTTCTATTTTGCCGTAAAGCATACCTCTGAATACCTGATCAAAGATTATTATTTTGTTGCTCTCCACTCCAAGGCTGAATTTGATGAAAAAATAGCCAGATTCTGGCTACTGGTTATCTGGTTGGGACTGGCACTCGTTATTTTAGCGGTTCTAATGACAGTCGGTATTTCATGGGGACTCAGCCCCCTAAAGCGCATTGACCGGGAACTCAATGAACTGGAAAAAGGTGCCAGAGACCGCCTATCAAGCAAGCACCCGGCGGAAGTCAGCGGCATAACAGAAGAGTTTAACCAGTTGCTTGACCGGGAGAGACAACAAAAAGATCGTTACAAGAATACTCTCTCGGATTTAGCCCACAGCCTGAAAACCCCTGTTGCTGTGCTAAAACTACTGATTGAACGAACCCCGGGAGTGGAAGGTGCCCATACACGACAGGAATTTATGGAATCCAGCAGCTATCAGTTGCAGCAAATGTCAGCCATTATCCAGTATCAACTCAAGAGGGCTATGATCAGCGGTAGCAAGCGCCTGGGTAACAAACCCTTTCAGCCACAACCTCTTCTGCATAAACTGTGTAGTAATCTTGCCAGAATTCAGGTCAATCGTACCGTACAATGGCATCTCGATTGTAACGAGAATATAGAACTGCTGATCAACCGCCAGGATTTTTTTGAGTGCGCAGGCAACCTGCTGGAAAATGCTTTCCGTTTATCAAACTCTGTTGTCCATACCAGTTTACATCTTGGCAATAACAGCAAGGGAGGCCTGTTAATGGTTTTAAAAGTTGAAGATGATGGCCCTGGTGTCGCTGATGATTTTAAGGATAAGATTATGCAAAGAGGTATCAGGGCTGACCGGAAAACCCCGGGGCATGGACTGGGCCTTGCTATTATCAAGGATATCGTGGATGACTATGATGGCAGCCTTGAAGTGAAGGACTCTGCCCTGGGAGGAGCCCTGTTTATTATCAGTTTACCGGCCAACTAG
- a CDS encoding response regulator yields MNILLVEDDPTLGPELRDRFKNSGHNTTLTCNASEGEYYALEYPVDVCVVDLGLPDKDGLELLASLRKSGYSKPILILTARDEWEIKVDALDCGADDYLTKPFIFEELLARINALIRRSSGHASSIIKAPPIALDIAAHKLEVNDRPVSLTAYEYRLLEYLMRNAGEIVSKRDLLDYMICILMNQRYVITT; encoded by the coding sequence ATGAATATCCTCCTGGTTGAAGATGACCCGACCCTTGGCCCAGAACTTCGAGATCGCTTTAAGAACAGCGGACACAACACAACCCTCACCTGCAATGCATCTGAAGGCGAGTATTACGCCCTTGAATACCCCGTTGATGTGTGTGTTGTTGACCTGGGGCTACCTGATAAAGATGGCCTGGAACTACTGGCCAGCCTGAGAAAAAGTGGCTATTCCAAGCCTATCCTGATCCTGACCGCAAGGGATGAATGGGAAATAAAGGTGGATGCCCTGGACTGTGGTGCTGACGACTACCTGACCAAACCGTTTATATTTGAAGAGTTGCTGGCGCGGATTAACGCATTGATTCGACGTTCATCAGGCCATGCCAGCTCAATTATAAAAGCGCCTCCCATTGCTTTGGATATTGCCGCCCATAAACTGGAAGTCAACGACAGGCCTGTTTCGCTGACAGCCTATGAATACCGGCTGCTGGAATATCTCATGCGCAACGCAGGGGAAATTGTTTCCAAACGGGACCTGCTCGACTATATGATATGTATCCTGATGAATCAGAGATACGTGATAACAACGTGA
- the nfo gene encoding deoxyribonuclease IV: MKYVGAHVSAAGGVENAPVNAYKLGATAFALFTKNQRQWQAKPLSDNNIALFKARCEQYGYKPEQILPHDSYLINLGHPEPQALEKSRLAFIDELQRCMQLGLDRLNFHPGSHLRKMDVGDCLARIAESINLALDKTEGVIAVIENTAGQGSNLGWRFEELAEIIDQVEDKDRVGVCLDTCHTFVAGYDLRTAEACETTFADFDRIVGFRYLKGMHLNDSKAALGSRKDRHHSLGQGEIGWDVFRYIMQDDRFNGIPMVLETIDDTIWAEEIQALRKLESI; this comes from the coding sequence ATGAAGTATGTTGGCGCACATGTGAGTGCTGCGGGTGGTGTAGAAAATGCGCCGGTTAATGCCTATAAACTGGGTGCCACGGCCTTTGCATTGTTTACCAAAAATCAAAGGCAGTGGCAGGCAAAACCTTTGTCAGACAATAATATAGCCCTGTTTAAGGCGCGGTGTGAGCAATATGGCTATAAGCCTGAGCAAATTCTTCCCCATGACAGTTATCTGATTAATCTGGGGCATCCAGAGCCGCAGGCGCTGGAAAAATCCCGCCTTGCTTTTATTGATGAGCTGCAACGATGCATGCAGCTTGGCCTGGATCGCCTGAATTTTCATCCCGGTAGCCATTTACGAAAGATGGATGTGGGTGATTGTCTTGCCCGTATTGCTGAATCCATTAATCTGGCGCTTGATAAAACAGAAGGTGTTATAGCCGTTATTGAAAATACCGCAGGACAGGGGAGCAACCTGGGCTGGCGTTTCGAGGAGTTGGCGGAAATTATTGATCAGGTTGAGGATAAAGACCGGGTAGGCGTATGCCTTGATACCTGTCATACCTTTGTTGCGGGCTATGACTTGAGAACGGCAGAGGCCTGTGAAACAACCTTTGCAGACTTTGATCGTATTGTCGGCTTCAGATACCTGAAGGGCATGCATTTAAATGATTCAAAAGCGGCTTTGGGTTCCAGAAAAGACCGGCATCATAGTCTGGGGCAGGGCGAAATTGGTTGGGATGTTTTCCGCTATATTATGCAGGATGATCGCTTTAACGGCATTCCAATGGTACTTGAAACCATAGACGACACGATTTGGGCAGAAGAAATTCAGGCATTGAGAAAACTGGAATCAATTTAG
- a CDS encoding bifunctional aconitate hydratase 2/2-methylisocitrate dehydratase, which translates to MLEAYRKHVQERATAGIPPKPLNPEQVSELVELLKQPPAGDEQTLLELLEHRIPPGVDEAAYVKAGFLSAIVNGDASSPLITKEQALELLGKMHGGYNITTLVQQLDNDRLAPLAAEQLKHTLLIFDAFHDIEEKASAGNNHAKAILQSWADAEWFTSRDKVADSIKTVVFKVTGETNTDDLSPAPDAWSRPDIPLHANAMYKMARDGLKPEDPGTTGPISQIEAIKGKGLPVAFVGDVVGTGSSRKSATNSVLWFFGDDMPGVPNKRSGGICIGEKVAPIFFNTMEDAGALVFEAPVEKINMGDIIEIRPYDGQILSEKGDILSEFSLKSDVLLDEVQAGGRINLIIGRGLTEKARESLNLEPSEVFRRPAATSGSNKGFTLAQKMVGRACGVEGIHPGQYCEPKMTTVGSQDTTGPMTRDELKDLACLGFSSDLVMQSFCHTAAYPKPVDIETQHTLPDFIMNRGGVALRPGDGIIHSWLNRMLLPDTVGTGGDSHTRFPMGISFPAGSGLVAFAAATGVMPLDMPESVLVRFKGQMQPGITLRDLVHAIPLYAIKQGLLTVEKKGKKNIFSGRILEIEGLEELTVEQAFELSDASAERSAAGCTITLSEESVAEYLQSNITMLRWMINEGYGDPRTLERRAKKMEEWLAAPSLMRADTDAEYKAVIDIDLSEINEPILCAPNDPDDARTLSDVAGDTIDEVFLGSCMTNIGHFRAAGKLLEQNNKPLKTRFWMSPPTKMDKEQLMEEGYYNIYGRAGVRTEIPGCSLCMGNQARVDAGATVLSTSTRNFPNRLGDGANVYLCSAELAAVGAILGKIPTAAEYLTFAQNIDSMADDIYRYMNFNKLETYQKAADNIIAKAS; encoded by the coding sequence GTGCTAGAAGCCTACAGAAAACATGTTCAGGAGCGTGCTACCGCCGGAATTCCACCCAAGCCACTAAATCCGGAGCAGGTTTCTGAGCTGGTCGAATTACTCAAACAGCCTCCGGCGGGTGATGAGCAGACATTACTGGAACTCCTGGAGCACAGAATTCCACCTGGCGTGGATGAGGCCGCCTACGTCAAGGCAGGGTTTCTGTCAGCCATCGTTAATGGCGATGCCTCTTCCCCATTAATTACTAAAGAACAGGCCCTGGAGCTATTGGGTAAAATGCACGGTGGCTACAATATTACCACCCTGGTTCAACAACTGGATAATGACCGCTTAGCTCCCCTGGCAGCAGAACAACTTAAGCACACCCTGTTAATCTTTGACGCCTTCCATGATATTGAAGAGAAAGCCTCTGCCGGCAATAACCATGCGAAAGCTATTTTACAATCCTGGGCAGATGCCGAATGGTTCACTTCAAGGGACAAAGTCGCTGACAGTATAAAAACAGTCGTCTTTAAAGTAACTGGGGAAACCAACACCGATGACCTGTCCCCGGCACCTGATGCCTGGTCCCGGCCAGATATCCCCCTGCATGCCAATGCCATGTATAAAATGGCCCGTGATGGCCTTAAGCCGGAAGACCCGGGAACCACTGGCCCCATCAGCCAGATAGAAGCCATTAAAGGCAAAGGACTACCCGTTGCCTTTGTGGGTGATGTGGTGGGTACCGGCTCATCCCGTAAATCAGCCACCAACTCGGTACTGTGGTTTTTCGGAGATGATATGCCAGGCGTACCCAACAAGCGCTCCGGCGGTATCTGTATCGGTGAAAAAGTAGCTCCCATCTTTTTTAATACCATGGAAGATGCCGGCGCCCTGGTCTTCGAGGCTCCTGTAGAAAAAATCAATATGGGGGATATCATTGAGATTCGCCCCTATGATGGCCAGATACTGTCAGAAAAAGGCGATATTCTTTCTGAGTTTTCCCTGAAATCTGATGTCCTTCTGGATGAGGTTCAGGCCGGAGGCCGAATCAACCTTATTATTGGCCGGGGCCTGACAGAAAAAGCCCGGGAGTCACTTAACCTCGAGCCGTCAGAGGTATTTCGTCGTCCAGCGGCCACCAGCGGTTCAAACAAGGGATTTACCCTGGCCCAGAAGATGGTTGGCAGGGCCTGTGGTGTGGAGGGCATTCACCCTGGCCAATATTGTGAACCCAAAATGACCACCGTTGGCTCCCAGGATACGACGGGGCCCATGACCCGGGATGAGCTGAAAGACCTGGCCTGTCTTGGTTTTTCATCCGACCTGGTGATGCAGTCTTTCTGTCATACTGCCGCCTACCCCAAACCCGTTGATATTGAAACCCAGCATACCTTGCCTGACTTCATTATGAACCGGGGAGGAGTAGCACTGCGCCCCGGTGACGGCATTATTCATAGCTGGCTCAATAGAATGCTATTGCCTGATACCGTGGGTACCGGTGGCGACTCCCATACCCGATTCCCAATGGGTATTTCCTTCCCGGCAGGTTCCGGCCTGGTTGCTTTTGCTGCTGCCACCGGGGTGATGCCCCTGGATATGCCGGAATCAGTACTGGTGCGGTTTAAAGGACAAATGCAGCCAGGTATTACCTTAAGGGACCTGGTTCACGCCATTCCGCTCTATGCCATTAAGCAGGGTCTGCTCACAGTGGAAAAAAAGGGCAAGAAGAATATATTCTCCGGTCGCATTCTTGAAATTGAAGGGCTTGAAGAGCTGACCGTAGAACAAGCCTTTGAGCTTTCCGATGCCTCTGCCGAACGTTCTGCCGCAGGCTGTACCATCACCCTTTCAGAAGAATCAGTTGCTGAGTACCTGCAATCCAATATCACCATGCTGCGCTGGATGATCAATGAAGGTTATGGCGATCCCAGAACCCTTGAGCGCCGCGCGAAGAAAATGGAAGAATGGCTGGCAGCCCCTAGCTTGATGAGAGCAGACACTGATGCTGAATATAAGGCCGTGATCGATATTGACCTCAGCGAAATTAATGAGCCGATTCTGTGCGCCCCCAATGACCCGGATGATGCACGAACATTGTCTGATGTGGCTGGAGACACTATTGATGAAGTTTTCCTCGGCTCCTGCATGACTAATATCGGTCATTTCCGTGCTGCCGGTAAATTACTGGAACAAAACAACAAGCCATTAAAGACCCGATTCTGGATGTCGCCCCCCACCAAAATGGATAAGGAGCAACTGATGGAAGAAGGCTATTACAATATTTATGGCCGGGCCGGTGTACGAACCGAAATCCCTGGCTGCTCTTTATGCATGGGCAACCAGGCCCGGGTGGATGCCGGAGCAACAGTGCTATCAACATCCACCCGTAACTTTCCAAACCGGTTAGGCGATGGGGCCAACGTCTATCTTTGCTCCGCCGAGCTGGCTGCAGTGGGTGCTATTTTAGGAAAGATACCCACTGCTGCTGAGTACCTGACCTTTGCCCAAAATATTGACAGCATGGCTGACGATATCTACCGCTACATGAACTTCAACAAACTGGAAACCTATCAGAAAGCTGCCGACAATATTATTGCCAAGGCAAGCTGA